TCGTCTCTAAAAAAGGAGAAGGTGTTATCGTTCAAACACCGGCCTATGATGCGTTTTATAAAACAATTGCTGGTAATGAACGTAAAATTATTCCCAATCCCTTACGTTATGAAGAAGGTCAGTATGAAATTGATTGGCAAGATTTAGAACTAAAATTAGCAAGTCAAGAGAATACGGTGCTGTTATTATGTTCTCCTCACAATCCTACTGGACGCGTGTGGCAAAAAGAAGAATTGGCTAAAATTGTCAGCTTGTGTTGGCAATACGATGTCTTTTTGATCAGTGATGAAATTCATATGGATATCCTTCGTAAGGGGCAAAAGCACCACCCGATTATAGATTTCATGGATAAAAATGTTGCGCTAGTAACATCGGGGTCTAAAACTTTCAATTTTCCGGGGTTAATTTTTTCATACGCTATTTTACCAGATGAAAGAATACGCGAGCAGTTTCAACTGGCTTTGAAAAATCAAGATGGTCTGTCTTCAGCTAGCAATCTTGGCATGTTGGCTACTATGACTGCGTATTATGAATGTAGTTACTGGGTGGATGAATTAAATGAATACTTAGACGCCAATTTTGCATTTGTTAAAAAATATCTGGCAGCAAATTTGCCGCAAATAAAAATCGTTGATTCAACAGCAACGTATTTGATGTGGCTAGATATCACAAAACTTAATTTACCAATGGAAGTTGTCCAACGACGCTTAATAGAAATTGGGCAAGTTGCAATTATGGATGGCAGTGTTTACGGCGATGAGGGGAGTAATTTCTTGCGTCTAAATATCGGGTGTTCAAAAAGCAAGTTAGAACTGGGCTTAGAAAAAATGGTAAAAAGTTTCACTTAAAAATAAATTGTGTCATTTTGCACGAGTTTTTAAATGGTATTAAAAAGTCTAAATGAAAATAAAATACTTAAGTTATAATTAATCTATTTTCATTTTATCTAACGAAATAAAAAAATATTTTACGAGCAGTTACAATAGATGAAAATCTTGTAACTGCTTTCTTTACTTTTAAATCAATGTTTGTCAAAACGTGATTGGAACAGTAAAAACAGCGTTATAACAAAAACTGTGAAAAAAATCACAAAAAGTATTTACAACGAAAAAAATATAGTGTATAGTTCTGTATGTGAAATGATTAACAAAGAAAATTTAACCAACTTTTAGGAGGAACACAATGGCTAAGACATTGGAAAAAGAAGTTAAAGTAATCGATACAGATGCAGTAATCGACGATTTGGCAGCAAAAGCAAATGCGGCTGCTAAACAAATGGAAAACTTTACACAAGAACAAGTAGATAAAATCGTTCATGAAATGGCAATGGCTGCTTTAGACAAACATATGCCTTTAGCAAAAATGGCAGTTGAAGAAACTGGTCGTGGGATTGTTGAAGATAAAGCAATCAAAAACATGTACGCATCAGAATATATCTGGAATTCAATTAAACACGATAAAACAGTCGGCATTATTGGCGAAGACAAGCAAAAAGGTTTAATCGAAGTTGCAGGACCAGTTGGCGTGGTTGCAGCAGTTGTACCAACAACTAACCCAACTTCAACAACAATTTTTAAAGCGATGATCTCATTGAAAACTGCAAATGCAGTTATCTTCTCTTTCCACCCATCTGCACAAGAATGTTCAAAAGAAGCAGCTCGTATCGTGCGTGACGCTGCAATTGCAGCAGGTGCTCCTGAAAACTGTATCCAATGGATTGAAAAAGAACATTCTTCAATCGAAGCAACACAAAAATTAATGAATCATCCAGGCGTTGCCATTGTATTAGCAACTGGTGGTCCTGGTATGGTTAAATCAGCTTATTCAACTGGTAAACCAGCTCTAGGTGTAGGTGCAGGTAACGTACCAGCTTACATCGAAAAAACAGCTAAAATCAAACGGGCAGTAAATGACGTTATCGTTTCAAAAACATTTGATAACGGTATGATCTGTGCTTCTGAACAAGGCGTGATTGTCGATAAAGAAATCTACGCTGCTGTTAAAGCTGAATTTGAAGCGCATCAATGTTATGTTGTGAAAAAATCAGAATTGAAAAAATTAGAAGATGCTGTAATGAACGAAGGTAAATATGCTGTTAACCCAGCAATCGTTGGTCATCCAGCAGTTGAAATTGCAAAATTAGCCGGTATCAAAGTTCCTGAAGGGACAAAAATGCTAATCGCAGAACTTGACGGTGTGGGTGCGGATTATCCATTATCTCGCGAAAAATTATCACCAGTTTTAGCTATGATGAAAGCTGAAAGCACAGAACACGGTTTTGACCTAGCGCAAGGTATGTTGGAATTAGGCGGTCTTGGCCATACAGCAGTTATCCACTCTGAAAACGAAGACTTGCAATTACAATATGGCTTGAAAATGAAAGCTTGCCGGATCTTAGTAAACTCTCCATCTGCTGAAGGTGGTATCGGGAATATCTACAACGAAATGATTCCATCATTAACATTAGGTTGTGGCTCTTACGGTCGTAACTCTGTATCTAAGAACGTATCTGCGATCAACTTAATCAACGTTAAAACTATCGCGAAACGGAGAAATAACATGCAGTGGTTCAAATTACCTTCAAAAATTTACTTTGAAAAGAACTCTTTATTGTACTTGGAAAAAATGGAAAATGTTGAACGTGTCATGATCGTTTGTGACCCAGGTATGGTGCAATTTGGTTACGCAGATACAGTTCGTGAAGTTTTAGCTCGTCGTAAAAACGATGTGAAAATTGAAATCTTCTCAGATGTTGAACCTAACCCTTCAACAAACACTGTTTACAAAGGTCTTGAAGTATTCAACGCTTTCCAACCTGACACAGTAATTGCTCTTGGTGGTGGTTCTGCAATGGATGCGGCAAAAGGTATGTGGATGTTCTTTGAACACCCAGACACTTCATTCTTTGGCGCGAAACAAAAATTCTTAGATATCCGCAAACGGACTTACAAAATTGGCAAACCTGAAAAAACACAATTTGTATGTATCCCAACTACTTCAGGTACTGGTTCAGAAGTAACACCATTTGCAGTTATCACAGATAGCGAAACCCATGTAAAATACCCGTTAGCTGACTACGCATTGACTCCAGATGTTGCCATCGTGGATCCTCAGTTTGTAATGTCAGTACCAGCAGGTGTAACTGCCGATACAGGTATGGACGTATTAACTCACGCAATTGAATCATATGTTTCTGTTATGGCATCTGATTACACACGTGGTTTAAGTTTACAAGCAATTAAAATTGTCTTTGACTATTTAGAAAAATCAGTGAAAACACCGGATATGGAATCTCGTGAAAAAATGCATAACGCTTCAACAATGGCTGGTATGGCATTTGCGAATGCATTCTTGGGTATTTGTCACTCAA
The DNA window shown above is from Enterococcus montenegrensis and carries:
- the adhE gene encoding bifunctional acetaldehyde-CoA/alcohol dehydrogenase, producing the protein MAKTLEKEVKVIDTDAVIDDLAAKANAAAKQMENFTQEQVDKIVHEMAMAALDKHMPLAKMAVEETGRGIVEDKAIKNMYASEYIWNSIKHDKTVGIIGEDKQKGLIEVAGPVGVVAAVVPTTNPTSTTIFKAMISLKTANAVIFSFHPSAQECSKEAARIVRDAAIAAGAPENCIQWIEKEHSSIEATQKLMNHPGVAIVLATGGPGMVKSAYSTGKPALGVGAGNVPAYIEKTAKIKRAVNDVIVSKTFDNGMICASEQGVIVDKEIYAAVKAEFEAHQCYVVKKSELKKLEDAVMNEGKYAVNPAIVGHPAVEIAKLAGIKVPEGTKMLIAELDGVGADYPLSREKLSPVLAMMKAESTEHGFDLAQGMLELGGLGHTAVIHSENEDLQLQYGLKMKACRILVNSPSAEGGIGNIYNEMIPSLTLGCGSYGRNSVSKNVSAINLINVKTIAKRRNNMQWFKLPSKIYFEKNSLLYLEKMENVERVMIVCDPGMVQFGYADTVREVLARRKNDVKIEIFSDVEPNPSTNTVYKGLEVFNAFQPDTVIALGGGSAMDAAKGMWMFFEHPDTSFFGAKQKFLDIRKRTYKIGKPEKTQFVCIPTTSGTGSEVTPFAVITDSETHVKYPLADYALTPDVAIVDPQFVMSVPAGVTADTGMDVLTHAIESYVSVMASDYTRGLSLQAIKIVFDYLEKSVKTPDMESREKMHNASTMAGMAFANAFLGICHSIAHKIGGEYGIPHGRTNAILLPHIIRYNAKDPQKHAMFPKYDYFRADTDYADIAKFLGLKGETTEELVEALATAVYELGKKVGIDMSLKAQGVTQQTLDTTVDRMAELAYEDQCTTANPKEPLISELKGIIIEAYNEKA
- a CDS encoding MalY/PatB family protein, giving the protein MDFDTVVNRKGTFCTQWDYVQDRFGVADLLPFTISDTDFALPDEVMTALKDRLQHPVFGYTRWNHETFKQSILHWYEKRFTSYLTPEDIVYSPTVMYSISKLLQIVSKKGEGVIVQTPAYDAFYKTIAGNERKIIPNPLRYEEGQYEIDWQDLELKLASQENTVLLLCSPHNPTGRVWQKEELAKIVSLCWQYDVFLISDEIHMDILRKGQKHHPIIDFMDKNVALVTSGSKTFNFPGLIFSYAILPDERIREQFQLALKNQDGLSSASNLGMLATMTAYYECSYWVDELNEYLDANFAFVKKYLAANLPQIKIVDSTATYLMWLDITKLNLPMEVVQRRLIEIGQVAIMDGSVYGDEGSNFLRLNIGCSKSKLELGLEKMVKSFT